A single region of the Polyodon spathula isolate WHYD16114869_AA chromosome 12, ASM1765450v1, whole genome shotgun sequence genome encodes:
- the LOC121323748 gene encoding SH3 domain and tetratricopeptide repeat-containing protein 2-like isoform X5, giving the protein MEAHPPESSSDNGEETVSLAAGQKFSTDVQLTFCVMRRSCGLQDTALQEGVRTRLRIIESNGQEISKLFKDLSARLVSVHIERDCFSITFKTAEEIWKFSTYLVLGHVARCLENFLFDQSFWLNEALVDDVEISVTLNQDHLATVYLGLLLQEGTFFAKALCPITNPDDDELCIKKNDLVMVKNVGQDSFWKGMLLSSGRHDLVPVSAMQPLPYPFYQWFLKTYPGSAGSLSSGKCLFDHTIGKGTCVAVVNNNSKGMDELNFNKGEELEIVGFLLSGLEWFVGRCDSSGKTGFVRTIHVKPESFKPLDTHLVFLSEEEKALLTMLDPSSNQCYSTLLNNLSKTDINTVYRLDKFVKSKFPDLKNKSQLEEMSLDGFTESSILERCETTLTEQWPQQIDSKSQCSNKDNTCPTFSFEDTFKEMNELEEDPKFFVDLNTWDTEDSDVFEPILMFLNEDRYVSHYQSLYDISFSFLNSIFYGFSEEGELVQYLENAREWAKKSRMNWALRRICFLLGRLCAKKVKFSQARVYFEESLGVPGYGFADTFLLTALYINLAAIYLKQNMKEKLELILEKANALFLCLPQHLFSSFNEFEVLQLVLRKAIMTSDMHLEARTCFLVVTLFLKLGRTEGALPFVERLQFLSLSISAQTTDSPVDLNWLLSTLYYDKYLPHMSLGSLRLASNQRQSLHATLQKVDRFIQNAIRLNAQWAGDNSPLPAQITIYLKQALSIASQSGDIQAQRDLCLSLVNLYQCYGVFDRAVEYAERAIETGRQINEEEAFKASLLLAWLLISNEQVEKASDILASLLKSLDETDSSTQRGVVHNLLAICLRKENRIKEAAGNLYWALKKSQETGNKRNQALTLANFGYLALSIRAYALAEGYLLKSLQIFSELLNSSTDADHVQACLLLGHCYIDTRRTEDGRLCYETALLIAMSARNLHSQLHAAKSLISFYEKVLPRLGQCIIYYEHCVALSRQLKDKRLEGEILETLSKLYSSLKTETSYRKSLDYTKQSLRISIDLGKKDKKAETWLQAGRIYYMIQENELVEMYLQAAIETAQRTNDSHFVMRMYEEAGDVFYKGHRHRETAIAFYRDGAVPLSRSTGDAESELRLINKLTELETSLKHYDDALQYATLAVRLSVSTGDQMKERIAFHRLASVHYSLQQYEMAENYYLKALSLSPLQCVKEARYFVKVYCRLGDITLHKLEDALDASGYFNLALAAALEELENKEALYIIYIKLAEIHASHVPDKKLHSFFMSNAQALRKEPAPDTDTFC; this is encoded by the exons ATGGAAGCCCATCCACCAGAAAGCTCTTCGGACAATGGGGAAGAAACGGTGTCCCTCGCAGCGGGGCAAAAATTCTCCACAG ATGTGCAGCTCACATTTTGTGTAATGAGACGGTCATGTGGGCTTCAGGATACAGCACTGCAAGAGGGGGTCAGAACTAGGCTGAGGATTATTGAGAGCAATGGTCAGGAAATATCTAAGCTGTTCAAG GATTTGTCAGCTAGACTGGTATCTGTTCACATTGAAAGAGACTGCTTTTCCATCACCTTCAAGACAGCAGAAGAGATCTGGAAGTTCTCAACGTATCTTGTGCTAG GACATGTTGCACGCTGTTTGGAGAACTTTCTATTTGACCAGTCTTTCTGGTTGAATGAAGCCCTTGTTGATGATGTGGAGATCAGTGTGACATTAAATCAAGACCATCTTGCAACAGTGTACCTGGGGCTGCTTCTGCAGGAAG GTACATTCTTTGCCAAAGCTCTGTGCCCCATTACAAACCCCGACGATGATGAGCTGTGTATCAAAAAGAATGACCTGGTCATGGTGAAGAACGTTGGTCAGGATTCGTTTTGGAAAGGCATGTTGCTCTCTTCAGGACGACATGACTTAGTGCCAGTATCAGCCATGCAACCCCTTCCTTACCCATTTTACCA GTGGTTCCTCAAGACATACCCAGGAAGTGCTGGTAGTCTATCCTCCGGCAAATGTCTGTTTGACCACACCATTG GTAAAGGCACCTGTGTTGCTGTGGTGAATAACAATTCAAAAGGAATGGATGAACTCAATTTTAACAAAGGGGAGGAGTTAGAAATTGTTGGCTTCCTTCTCTCTGGTTTGGAGTGGTTTGTTGGGAGATGTGACTCCAGTGGAAAAACAGGATTTGTCCGAACAATACACGTGAAACCAGAGAGTTTCAAACCACT AGATACACATTTAGTCTTTCTGAGTGAAGAAGAGAAAGCATTACTAACCATGTTAGACCCCAGCAGTAATCAATGTTACAGTACTCTCTTGAACAACCTTTCAAAAACTGACATCAATACAGTTTACAGACTAG ATAAATTTGTCAAATCCAAGTTTCCAGATCTTAAGAACAAATCACAGCTTG aAGAAATGAGTTTGGATGGGTTTACAGAAAGTTCCATATTGGAAAGATGTGAAACAACCCTCACTGAGCAGTGGCCCCAGCAAATTGACTCAAAATCTCAGTGCTCAAACAAAGATAATACATGCCCTACATTCAGCTTTGAAGATACTTTCAAGGAAATGAACGAACTTGAAGAGGATCCAAAATTCTTTGTAGATCTTAACACCTGGGATACGGAGGACTCTGACGTTTTTGAACCAATTCTGATGTTCCTAAATGAAGATCGTTATGTTTCGCACTACCAGAGCCTGTATGACATCTCCTTTTCCTTTCTGAATTCCATCTTCTATGGATTTTCAGAAGAGGGTGAGCTGGTTCAATATCTGGAGAACGCAAGGGAATGGGCTAAGAAAAGCAGAATGAACTGGGCTCTCAGGCGGATCTGTTTTCTTTTGGGTAGACTTTGTGCAAAAAAGGTAAAGTTCTCACAGGCCAGGGTTTACTTTGAAGAATCACTTGGTGTCCCGGGCTATGGGTTTGCTGATACATTTCTGTTAACTGCCCTCTACATAAACCTTGCAGCTATCTATttgaaacaaaatatgaaagaaaagctGGAACTGATTTTGGAAAAAGCCAACGCCCTGTTCCTTTGCCTTCCTCAACACCTCTTCAGCTCCTTCAATGAGTTTGAAGTTCTACAGCTTGTCCTTAGGAAAGCGATCATGACAAGCGATATGCACTTAGAGGCCAGGACCTGTTTTCTTGTAGTGACCCTCTTCTTAAAGCTTGGAAGGACAGAAGGAGCCTTGCCCTTTGTGGAACGACTGCAGTTTCTGTCACTTAGCATCTCTGCCCAAACCACAGACTCCCCTGTGGACCTGAATTGGCTGCTGAGCACACTCTACTATGACAAGTACCTGCCACATATGTCTTTGGGGTCATTAAGACTTGCTTCAAATCAAAGACAGTCCCTTCATGCTACTCTTCAGAAAGTGGACCGGTTTATTCAAAATGCCATTAGACTCAATGCACAATGGGCAGGAGATAACTCACCTCTCCCAGCACAAATAACAATTTACCTCAAGCAAGCTTTATCTATTGCAAGCCAAAGTGGTGACATACAGGCGCAAAGAGACCTGTGCCTGAGTTTGGTCAATTTATATCAATGTTATGGAGTTTTTGACAGAGCAGTAGAGTATGCTGAAAGAGCTATAGAGACTGGAAGACAAATCAATGAAGAAGAGGCTTTTAAAGCCTCACTGTTGTTGGCCTGGTTGCTCATTTCTAATGAACAAGTGGAAAAAGCCTCAGATATACTGGCGTCTCTCCTCAAATCTCTGGATGAAACGGACAGTTCTACACAAAGAGGGGTTGTTCACAATCTCCTGGCCATTTGCTTACGGAAAGAGAATAGGATCAAAGAGGCAGCTGGTAACTTGTACTGGGCACTGAAAAAGTCTCAAGAAACTGGAAACAAAAGAAATCAAGCACTCACACTGGCTAACTTTGGCTACCTGGCGCTTTCCATTAGGGCCTATGCTCTGGCTGAGGGCTATCTCCTCAAGTCACTTCAGATCTTTTCAGAACTCCTTAACAGCTCTACAGATGCAGACCACGTGCAGGCTTGCCTCTTGCTTGGTCATTGCTACATTGACACAAGGCGGACTGAGGATGGGAGGCTGTGCTATGAAACAGCCCTTCTAATAGCTATGAGTGCCAGGAATCTACACA GTCAGCTTCATGCTGCTAAATCGCTCATCTCTTTTTATGAGAAGGTTTTGCCCCGACTCGGacagtgtataatatattatgAACACTGTGTGGCACTGTCGAGACAGCTAAAGGATAAAAGGCTGGAAGGAGAGATTTTGGAAACTCTGAGCAAACTCTATTCATCACTGAAAACAGAAAC ATCCTATAGGAAGTCCTTAGATTACACCAAGCAGAGCCTTAGAATTTCCATTGACCTgggaaagaaagacaaaaaagctgAAACCTGGCTTCAGGCAGGGAGAATCTACTACATGATACAAGAAAATGAACTGGTGGAGATGTATCTACAG GCAGCTATTGAGACGGCTCAGAGGACGAATGATTCACACTTTGTCATGAGGATGTATGAAGAAGCTGGGGATGTCTTTTATAAAGGgcacagacacagagaaacagcaaTAGCTTTCTACAGG GATGGCGCTGTCCCCCTTTCCAGAAGTACTGGCGATGCAGAGTCAGAATTACGCCTCATTAATAAACTTACAGAACTAGAAACAAGCTTGAAGCACTATGATGATGCTCTGCAATATGCCACTCTTGCTGTGAGACTAAGTGTATCTACAG GTGACCAAATGAAAGAGCGGATTGCATTCCATCGCCTGGCGAGTGTGCACTATTCTCTCCAGCAATATGAAATGGCTGAGAATTACTATCTGAAAGCTCTTTCCTTGAGCCCGTTGCAGTGTGTCAAAGAGGCCAGGTACTTTGTTAAAGTCTATTGCAGACTAGGGGATATAACTCTGCACAAACTAGAG gaTGCCTTGGATGCATCAGGTTACTTTAACCTGGCCCTGGCTGCAGCACTTGAAGAACTTGAGAACAAAGAAGCGCTTTACATCATTTACATAAAGCTTGCGGAGATACATGCGAGTCACGTGCCAGACAAGAAGCTCCACAGCTTTTTCATGAGCAATGCACAAGCTCTCAGGAAAGAACCGGCCCCAGACACAGACACGTTCTGCTAA
- the LOC121323748 gene encoding SH3 domain and tetratricopeptide repeat-containing protein 2-like isoform X1 has protein sequence MAFFCNISLVRNFLVSVCRSSGANEDFTEEDDMTTGNLGPLMEAHPPESSSDNGEETVSLAAGQKFSTDVQLTFCVMRRSCGLQDTALQEGVRTRLRIIESNGQEISKLFKDLSARLVSVHIERDCFSITFKTAEEIWKFSTYLVLGHVARCLENFLFDQSFWLNEALVDDVEISVTLNQDHLATVYLGLLLQEGTFFAKALCPITNPDDDELCIKKNDLVMVKNVGQDSFWKGMLLSSGRHDLVPVSAMQPLPYPFYQWFLKTYPGSAGSLSSGKCLFDHTIGKGTCVAVVNNNSKGMDELNFNKGEELEIVGFLLSGLEWFVGRCDSSGKTGFVRTIHVKPESFKPLDTHLVFLSEEEKALLTMLDPSSNQCYSTLLNNLSKTDINTVYRLDKFVKSKFPDLKNKSQLEEMSLDGFTESSILERCETTLTEQWPQQIDSKSQCSNKDNTCPTFSFEDTFKEMNELEEDPKFFVDLNTWDTEDSDVFEPILMFLNEDRYVSHYQSLYDISFSFLNSIFYGFSEEGELVQYLENAREWAKKSRMNWALRRICFLLGRLCAKKVKFSQARVYFEESLGVPGYGFADTFLLTALYINLAAIYLKQNMKEKLELILEKANALFLCLPQHLFSSFNEFEVLQLVLRKAIMTSDMHLEARTCFLVVTLFLKLGRTEGALPFVERLQFLSLSISAQTTDSPVDLNWLLSTLYYDKYLPHMSLGSLRLASNQRQSLHATLQKVDRFIQNAIRLNAQWAGDNSPLPAQITIYLKQALSIASQSGDIQAQRDLCLSLVNLYQCYGVFDRAVEYAERAIETGRQINEEEAFKASLLLAWLLISNEQVEKASDILASLLKSLDETDSSTQRGVVHNLLAICLRKENRIKEAAGNLYWALKKSQETGNKRNQALTLANFGYLALSIRAYALAEGYLLKSLQIFSELLNSSTDADHVQACLLLGHCYIDTRRTEDGRLCYETALLIAMSARNLHSQLHAAKSLISFYEKVLPRLGQCIIYYEHCVALSRQLKDKRLEGEILETLSKLYSSLKTETSYRKSLDYTKQSLRISIDLGKKDKKAETWLQAGRIYYMIQENELVEMYLQAAIETAQRTNDSHFVMRMYEEAGDVFYKGHRHRETAIAFYRDGAVPLSRSTGDAESELRLINKLTELETSLKHYDDALQYATLAVRLSVSTGDQMKERIAFHRLASVHYSLQQYEMAENYYLKALSLSPLQCVKEARYFVKVYCRLGDITLHKLEDALDASGYFNLALAAALEELENKEALYIIYIKLAEIHASHVPDKKLHSFFMSNAQALRKEPAPDTDTFC, from the exons tgtgtAGATCATCTGGTGCCAATGAAGACTTCACAGAGGAAGACGATATGACAACAG GAAATCTAGGGCCTCTAATGGAAGCCCATCCACCAGAAAGCTCTTCGGACAATGGGGAAGAAACGGTGTCCCTCGCAGCGGGGCAAAAATTCTCCACAG ATGTGCAGCTCACATTTTGTGTAATGAGACGGTCATGTGGGCTTCAGGATACAGCACTGCAAGAGGGGGTCAGAACTAGGCTGAGGATTATTGAGAGCAATGGTCAGGAAATATCTAAGCTGTTCAAG GATTTGTCAGCTAGACTGGTATCTGTTCACATTGAAAGAGACTGCTTTTCCATCACCTTCAAGACAGCAGAAGAGATCTGGAAGTTCTCAACGTATCTTGTGCTAG GACATGTTGCACGCTGTTTGGAGAACTTTCTATTTGACCAGTCTTTCTGGTTGAATGAAGCCCTTGTTGATGATGTGGAGATCAGTGTGACATTAAATCAAGACCATCTTGCAACAGTGTACCTGGGGCTGCTTCTGCAGGAAG GTACATTCTTTGCCAAAGCTCTGTGCCCCATTACAAACCCCGACGATGATGAGCTGTGTATCAAAAAGAATGACCTGGTCATGGTGAAGAACGTTGGTCAGGATTCGTTTTGGAAAGGCATGTTGCTCTCTTCAGGACGACATGACTTAGTGCCAGTATCAGCCATGCAACCCCTTCCTTACCCATTTTACCA GTGGTTCCTCAAGACATACCCAGGAAGTGCTGGTAGTCTATCCTCCGGCAAATGTCTGTTTGACCACACCATTG GTAAAGGCACCTGTGTTGCTGTGGTGAATAACAATTCAAAAGGAATGGATGAACTCAATTTTAACAAAGGGGAGGAGTTAGAAATTGTTGGCTTCCTTCTCTCTGGTTTGGAGTGGTTTGTTGGGAGATGTGACTCCAGTGGAAAAACAGGATTTGTCCGAACAATACACGTGAAACCAGAGAGTTTCAAACCACT AGATACACATTTAGTCTTTCTGAGTGAAGAAGAGAAAGCATTACTAACCATGTTAGACCCCAGCAGTAATCAATGTTACAGTACTCTCTTGAACAACCTTTCAAAAACTGACATCAATACAGTTTACAGACTAG ATAAATTTGTCAAATCCAAGTTTCCAGATCTTAAGAACAAATCACAGCTTG aAGAAATGAGTTTGGATGGGTTTACAGAAAGTTCCATATTGGAAAGATGTGAAACAACCCTCACTGAGCAGTGGCCCCAGCAAATTGACTCAAAATCTCAGTGCTCAAACAAAGATAATACATGCCCTACATTCAGCTTTGAAGATACTTTCAAGGAAATGAACGAACTTGAAGAGGATCCAAAATTCTTTGTAGATCTTAACACCTGGGATACGGAGGACTCTGACGTTTTTGAACCAATTCTGATGTTCCTAAATGAAGATCGTTATGTTTCGCACTACCAGAGCCTGTATGACATCTCCTTTTCCTTTCTGAATTCCATCTTCTATGGATTTTCAGAAGAGGGTGAGCTGGTTCAATATCTGGAGAACGCAAGGGAATGGGCTAAGAAAAGCAGAATGAACTGGGCTCTCAGGCGGATCTGTTTTCTTTTGGGTAGACTTTGTGCAAAAAAGGTAAAGTTCTCACAGGCCAGGGTTTACTTTGAAGAATCACTTGGTGTCCCGGGCTATGGGTTTGCTGATACATTTCTGTTAACTGCCCTCTACATAAACCTTGCAGCTATCTATttgaaacaaaatatgaaagaaaagctGGAACTGATTTTGGAAAAAGCCAACGCCCTGTTCCTTTGCCTTCCTCAACACCTCTTCAGCTCCTTCAATGAGTTTGAAGTTCTACAGCTTGTCCTTAGGAAAGCGATCATGACAAGCGATATGCACTTAGAGGCCAGGACCTGTTTTCTTGTAGTGACCCTCTTCTTAAAGCTTGGAAGGACAGAAGGAGCCTTGCCCTTTGTGGAACGACTGCAGTTTCTGTCACTTAGCATCTCTGCCCAAACCACAGACTCCCCTGTGGACCTGAATTGGCTGCTGAGCACACTCTACTATGACAAGTACCTGCCACATATGTCTTTGGGGTCATTAAGACTTGCTTCAAATCAAAGACAGTCCCTTCATGCTACTCTTCAGAAAGTGGACCGGTTTATTCAAAATGCCATTAGACTCAATGCACAATGGGCAGGAGATAACTCACCTCTCCCAGCACAAATAACAATTTACCTCAAGCAAGCTTTATCTATTGCAAGCCAAAGTGGTGACATACAGGCGCAAAGAGACCTGTGCCTGAGTTTGGTCAATTTATATCAATGTTATGGAGTTTTTGACAGAGCAGTAGAGTATGCTGAAAGAGCTATAGAGACTGGAAGACAAATCAATGAAGAAGAGGCTTTTAAAGCCTCACTGTTGTTGGCCTGGTTGCTCATTTCTAATGAACAAGTGGAAAAAGCCTCAGATATACTGGCGTCTCTCCTCAAATCTCTGGATGAAACGGACAGTTCTACACAAAGAGGGGTTGTTCACAATCTCCTGGCCATTTGCTTACGGAAAGAGAATAGGATCAAAGAGGCAGCTGGTAACTTGTACTGGGCACTGAAAAAGTCTCAAGAAACTGGAAACAAAAGAAATCAAGCACTCACACTGGCTAACTTTGGCTACCTGGCGCTTTCCATTAGGGCCTATGCTCTGGCTGAGGGCTATCTCCTCAAGTCACTTCAGATCTTTTCAGAACTCCTTAACAGCTCTACAGATGCAGACCACGTGCAGGCTTGCCTCTTGCTTGGTCATTGCTACATTGACACAAGGCGGACTGAGGATGGGAGGCTGTGCTATGAAACAGCCCTTCTAATAGCTATGAGTGCCAGGAATCTACACA GTCAGCTTCATGCTGCTAAATCGCTCATCTCTTTTTATGAGAAGGTTTTGCCCCGACTCGGacagtgtataatatattatgAACACTGTGTGGCACTGTCGAGACAGCTAAAGGATAAAAGGCTGGAAGGAGAGATTTTGGAAACTCTGAGCAAACTCTATTCATCACTGAAAACAGAAAC ATCCTATAGGAAGTCCTTAGATTACACCAAGCAGAGCCTTAGAATTTCCATTGACCTgggaaagaaagacaaaaaagctgAAACCTGGCTTCAGGCAGGGAGAATCTACTACATGATACAAGAAAATGAACTGGTGGAGATGTATCTACAG GCAGCTATTGAGACGGCTCAGAGGACGAATGATTCACACTTTGTCATGAGGATGTATGAAGAAGCTGGGGATGTCTTTTATAAAGGgcacagacacagagaaacagcaaTAGCTTTCTACAGG GATGGCGCTGTCCCCCTTTCCAGAAGTACTGGCGATGCAGAGTCAGAATTACGCCTCATTAATAAACTTACAGAACTAGAAACAAGCTTGAAGCACTATGATGATGCTCTGCAATATGCCACTCTTGCTGTGAGACTAAGTGTATCTACAG GTGACCAAATGAAAGAGCGGATTGCATTCCATCGCCTGGCGAGTGTGCACTATTCTCTCCAGCAATATGAAATGGCTGAGAATTACTATCTGAAAGCTCTTTCCTTGAGCCCGTTGCAGTGTGTCAAAGAGGCCAGGTACTTTGTTAAAGTCTATTGCAGACTAGGGGATATAACTCTGCACAAACTAGAG gaTGCCTTGGATGCATCAGGTTACTTTAACCTGGCCCTGGCTGCAGCACTTGAAGAACTTGAGAACAAAGAAGCGCTTTACATCATTTACATAAAGCTTGCGGAGATACATGCGAGTCACGTGCCAGACAAGAAGCTCCACAGCTTTTTCATGAGCAATGCACAAGCTCTCAGGAAAGAACCGGCCCCAGACACAGACACGTTCTGCTAA